A window of Oryza glaberrima chromosome 2, OglaRS2, whole genome shotgun sequence genomic DNA:
CCTAAAGAAGTCTCCATCTGAGTTGAGACCCTTGatctcttatttatttatttactccTTGCAGGGCCAGTTTACAATACGTACATTTTCAGAAAGCAGCTCCAAACAGGATCTTGCATTGGATTTAGCTTCAGCAGGATGATatactgcaaaaaaaaaaaggaaaaaagaaaaaagggttaAATACCTACTCTTGTTTGAGAAGGATTTTAATGACAGAAGGATTGCAATGACAAGATCAGGATCACACTGTAAATGGTGAAAGAAGAGCAACAGCAACAGGGCTTCACATCATATTCTTATTCACCAAATCTCTCTTTGGATTCCAGTCACATTTGCCCACCCACTAAGGGTGACCGGTAAAAAATGAGGTGTCCTTTCTCCATCTTAAATTCGGTCCGTGGTATGAACCCAAGATTTTCCTCCCCCTCTATCCTGGTTTCTGCAACAACTCAGAATTGGATTGTTCGTCGTGTAAGATTTTTGATCACGTATTTTTGTTTTCGCAGTGTTGTCATCATCTGTCTAGTCAATGAATGGTGCTGGGATTACGCAGCTAATACAGCAAGGCAGCCAGTTGGTGTGGGTGGGTGCCACAAATAATGCAGAATGGCAGCCACAACCAGGATGCTCCAAAGTGGCTGGTCCCTGTCTTGTTCGCCATGAACATGAAATGCATTGGAGGAAAGCTCTGTTGATAGAAACAGCACAGAAACACATAATGGAGGATCAAAAGCGATTGAGAGGTATTATTTTCCTTCTTTGCACTAAGTCAAACCTTGTTACTTTCATGCACATTTGCCAGATTTTGATTTGCTGCAGGCACTCAGTGTGGTCTTGTTTGTGGAAAAAGATATGCGAGTACGATTAatggattcattttttttaatctcttgtTCTATTCCAATATGCATGGAAAGTACATCGAGACAGCTCTGTTATCGCCTTAAAAATTAATGCACAAATAaacattatcttttttttaaaaaaatagtaggaATAATAATGAGAAATGTGGTGATATTTGTCACGTCAGGTTGGTCATAACAAAAGTTAAAATTCGGTAGAAATTCCTCTCACGTGGGGCCACAGGAATCACATAAAAACATACTGATATATCCTATATCCATCAGCCTACAGGCAGCTATGTATAGAGGTAGCTGAGCAATTGGCATGGCCATgcgttagagagagagagagagagagtgcatGAGCATGATGagctctccttctccctctccttaaTTTAGACATAAACTTAATTAGCTATGCCGCTCCTCTCTCTAATCTCCCCTCCAAAGATTATGGTTGGTAGGAGATGGATGAGTTCCTGATCATCTTCTTGCTCTAAAATGGAAGGTTTCCAATGGATTCCAGCTTCTGAATCTTGCAGctaggtaggtaggtaggtaggtagcTGGTAGCTTAGCTAGGCAGTCAGGCAGATGGTGTGTTGTTGCTTCTGCTGTGATCGCTCGCATACGTAGATAAGGTTAGAGGTTGATCGCTCGGTAGATGGTACTGATGGCCGGGATGCTTCCCGGAGTGgagtgcgcgcggcggcgacgtctccggcagggcggcggggaggcgccGTGCGGGACGCGGCGGCCGTCGTTGTGCCTGTACGCCGGCGGCCACGACCACGCCCTCCTTGGCTCCTCCGCTTCTAAGGTAGAGATTTCGAGATCATGAACTAATGTTACATCTTTTTTAAACACAAATACAGGACAAACATAGATCAGATATTGAATTTGAAATCGCGGTATTTGGAATTGGAATTATGTTGCAGCAGCAGAGGAGCGCGTGCGAGGAGCAGCAGCCCGGGTGGTGGACGCTGGACAGCAACGTGCGGGAGGCGAAGGAGAGGCTGGACCAGAAGCTGCGGAGCCAGAGGGAatccgccgtcgtcgacgtcaAGAGGTGCTcctctaatactccctccgtttttaaatgTCTGACACCGTTAAcattttagcacatatttaaccgttcgtcttatttaaaaaattttatgaaacatgtaaaactatatgcataaataaaaaagaattaataattacttaattttttttaataaaacgaataatcaaacatgtttaaaaaagtcaatggcgtcaattatttagaaatagagggagtataatctaATCTCCTTGAGTTTGACTGTttactaataattaattttgcatgcatgcaggcatAACAAAGCGCAGGTGGCAGGAacgagcagcgacggcggcgagcagtcAACGGCAACTACGGCGGCGCCGCAGTGGGAGGTGTACACGAGGaaagaagggcggcggcggatgtgGTTCAGGAGGTTGGGGCGGAGGccgacgccggaggaggaggaggagtgcgcGGTGTGTCTGGAGGAGCTGCGTgccggggaggcggtggcgcaccTCCCCTGCACGCACCGCTTCCACTGGGGCTGCGCCGTGCCATGGGTCCAGACCGCCTCCCGCTGCCCCGTCTGTCGCGCCGCCGTCTACCTCAccacaccggcgccggcggccagcaACAACTACAACTAGCTAGACGGAAACGGATCCTCCAACGTAAACTTCCTCCTGACACGGTTACTGATATGTGGACCCGTGAACGGTGGGATCCATATGTCAGTCACATGTTCCTTTGACTTCCTAATCCCAACTATACAGCTTATTAAACGGATCGCCAGTTCGCCGCTGCTAACTGTCACTGGTCACTACTACCCGCATCCTTTAATTTTGATTCATTCCATCAACTTAATTATATATCGTCGTTTCCTCTCGCATCTCCTGGTCTCTCTCTACCATGCACATGTCGCCTGCCTATGCTACAGTATTATGTCTCGATCAAACTCCCTGTAACAATGTatgtcattctagcatttcttatatttatatatctagattcattaatattaatataaatgtgaaaaatgttagaatgacttatgtTATGAAACAAAGTGAGTACGTCGTACGCCGTGGTGTTACGAAAATTAGGCACGCGGAATTACGAAAGTTACTATGGAACGACGACTAATTTTCTTCTTAATCGTGGTAGGCATTGATGATTAATCAACTCATATATACTAGATGACGATACGGAAACGTATACGATATTAGTATATTTGTTAACGAAGTTAAATCCAAGCTTATATGTCTCCGATTATAAACACTTCTCCACAGTCCACATAGCGTCTTAGCCGCCTATGGTCTCGCAACCATTCTCTTGCTACGTGTTTACCCTATATTATTGTCGCGATGGTTATGTCCGATGTTGCAAAAATCTCTAAATTTGTCCATGTTCAGATGTGTCTCTCTCCCTTATATGCCTAAAAAATTAAAggtaagaggaaaaaaagagtaaattgcattggtggtacacaaacttattatatgggtgcaatttagtacataaacttgtaaaatgcttgtttcagtacacgaacttgtctagttcatgcgaacgaggaccaaaataacttgataatgttaattttatgaagtgatgttgattaggatgtggCGTGCATATGTATAGTGAGTATGCATAGGACattcaatatttataaatttggtctctaCTTTATTCTTCACCATGgaaatgatgaatttcatatatttctaacctTTATACCATTGctcgtttttttttaatctttttctactatcactgtattctattctattttttattgaagagatgtatgtctaatagcaacCTTCTCTATGccctaaatcaataagattagcaATGTAGTGTCATTTTCACCTTCCTCCGCACGCATCAGACAAGTTTATGCACctaaacgagcattttacaagttcgtaCACTAGATCGCACCCACCTGATAAGTTCGTGTGCCGGTGATATAAATtactaaaaaaacaaagtacTCCCCCTGTCTCactttaagtgcagccatgattttccgCACCCAactttgaccgtctgtcttagttaaaaattttttgaaaaaaattaaaaacgtaagtcacgagtaaagtactattcatgttttatcatcacataacaaaaaaaataccaattataattttttttaaataagacgaacgattaaagttaGACGCGAAAACTTATGATTAGACTTGaaatgggacgaagggagtagaatGCAGTAGGCTCGAGTAAAAGCAGAACAATCGCCCAGTGTTCATCTGAATCATCAAGGAATCTGAGAGCTATGGTATCATCGCCCAGAATGTTCCTCAAAGCTTCATTGTAGATCTCAATCGCCGAAAATTTGTAAAGGAATTTCTTCACCATTATCGGTACTGACTGACACTAATCTGAAAATCAAAATGGGAAATAGTTATTCATATCCCCATCAGGGGAAAACATTGTCACTATAAGTGTAAGAGCTATCTTGGACTTGTACCAAAGCATGAGAAAAACAAtttatcccttctttctatatatatacttaagaCCCAAAGCTGGTTAAGCCACGTCACCTATTAAATCTCAGCCATTCGATGTAATCTGGAcgctcgcagccgccgccgccagatgcAGTCGCTTCCCCACCATCCGGAGGCTGGAGTCATGCCCCCAGCGCAGCAGGTGAACCCTCCGTCTTCGCCTCCTCGGCGTTCGATCCTCGAGTCCCATCTATTCATCTTCAGTTTTTTGAAACAGTACGTCGCTTGCTTTATACTGGCCTTCTTTCCCGTCCTATTTACTACGTATGATGATACTGATACACACAACAGCTGAAGAAAAGTGGTATACAGCAGCTGGATCAATCTGCTCGGCCAGCAAGTAGCTTCTCCTCCATACAAGCACATCCCTAGATTGATCTGCTCTAGGTTGTCCACTGCTTGCCGATCTCACATGTTCCAGCATAGCTTCTTTCCCCATTCAGCtaattttttataatacatATTGTTTGATGCTAATTGTGTAGTCACACTACTTTCTTCGTGATTCAATTATCAATTTCCAACCGATTTCAGTATCCCAAATTGGTCCCTTCTTTTTTCCCTGTATAACTGTATTTGCGCTAACAGTTTAATTATTCCCTTCAATTTCTTCACAGGATTAACTACTTTGATTTCGTCTTGGGTTTATTACTAGATTAAGTAATCCATGACCATTTTACCCAGGTTGTTGAACTATTATGGGGAAATTTCTTCGACGGTAATACGTAACAATACAATCCTTTTTCCCCTAACTATACAATTTCTATTATTATGCTCCTTTGTTTTCCATATTTATTTGTCATATTGTAATTATTCTGGTTACCTTGCATCTATCAAGCACCTTTGTATTTTAAGGTTTTAGTATTCTATTATGTTACATGGAAAGTTTAGTAGTGCACTTGCTGCACTGAATCCCTACAGATAATTCCTATCACTGAACAATGTTTAGTGAATCAATAATTCCTATCACTGAATGACATTTAGTGATTCAATGATTTTATATGTATCTTGCATACTTGGGGTACTAAATGataagatgaaatataactgCAGATAATTCCCAACTTATCAAAAGTTTGGTGATCCTTTAGTCAGCCCTGTAAGCATGTTTCAGTGAAGCCATGGCTCAGATGGAGATTCTTTTTATCATGTGCAACACGATGATTCTTCAGGCTTTGGCAATTCTTTCAGTAACCATCAATGATGTAAGTGCCAGCTACAGTTTGTACAGGTCCCAGTCTTCTTTGATTTGTTTACCAAATATTACCTGACCTGAGTTCACAATTTAAGTCATAATAGTATGATCTCAAAATTCTCAAATTAACTTAAAATATGTTACTGTTTATTTTACCTCAAACTTACACTGATTCATATAACATGTTTATCTTCCTCATGTACTGAGAAAGCacaaagaataataaaaaaatggaaacCACACCACTATTCTGGAATGGTATCATGAGAACTAATGAGACCAACAATATCTCTACATTAATAAATTATGTTAATTTTCTTGAGTTAATTAGGTTGCCCCTAATAAATCGATACCTCAAGAAGCACTAATTAGGTTGCACTGCTTATTCTTCAGATATAGATAATGGTGAGTTTTTGATCAAGTTTTCaaaaagacgcgaatattagggaagaacCTAATATTTGGAatgggtgaggcttcgaacccaggtcgtctagcccaccacatTGTGGAGCTAGCTAGAAGATCCTTGGTCGTTTCTCATCACACTGTTTCCCCCAAACTACAAAAGCAAGCTGTTCAACGACGATGTGCTTCTAAAAACTAAAGTTGTTGAAGTGGCTGACGCCACGCCGGCACTGATGCTGAGAGGTGGGAAAGGGGACTTGAGTGTGGCTATGGATGGTGCAGGAGAGATCACAATCGGCAGCCTCTCCTCCCTGATCACGTATTGTAGTCCCGGCTTCCTGCCACCACGAGATCGTCGAAGCCGCGCCGTCAATAGTGGAATCAGCCATTAATCGGTGCTAAAAGCCAAGACACCTCTGAATTTATTTAATCATCAATTGAAATATTATTACATGTCTCCCGTAATATTGGGAAGAACGACAGACCAAATCAATCACTCGGAAGTTATAAACTTCAACAAAAGGAAACAACTTAAAAATTGAAAGGAATAAATAGGACAATGTTTTTTATGCAGGGCTGGCCGTTGGGTGAGAACCATTAATAATGTCGTCGCTCAGTCATGGATGAAGGAATAGATGGGGAGGTACTACATAATCATGCTTGTTTCATTGTTTGAATATAAGCGACGACTTTATCAAAGAATACCTCGGCCTCCATAGCATCAGCTTCgcaacttaatggggtaaacccctagtcgtgtgcttgaggattgggtagtcaagcttccgctgttctctGATATAGCTATATTTAGCTGGTCGGCCCATGTATCTATTAAGTAGTTTAATCTgaattttatttgctttagatgtattttgctatgtatatttatgcttaagatgaaagtgtgaatctagtgcacatcctgggaactagattcacgtGAGTATGAgttaaagaatatttgagatgttgtagatctttagccattttgtcaagtctcctgaatggtaacacatctggtcgccgccttcgagtggtttgatgGGCACATCTcgggctgaagttgactggcaggctaaaggcccagcaatgtctccaatattcttctctcgaggcgtcggatatttcattatttttgtttgatgacttgaattattcacttcatctctcaaatataatgggaggtccggagagcctacgacacagaaaaaacataaacaACTTATAAATGGTCCCGGCTTCCTGCCACCACGACATCGTCGAAGCCGCCTCGTCAATAGTGGAATCAGCCATTAATCAGTGCTAAAAGCCCAAACACCTCTGGATTTATTTAATCATCAATTGAAATATTATTACATATGTCTCCCATAATATTGGGAAGAACGACATACCAAATCAATCACTCGGAAGTTATAAACTTCAACAAAAGGAAACAACTTAAAAGGTAAAAGGAATAAGCATGACAATGTAATGCAGGGCTGGCCGTTGGGTGAGAACCATTAATAATGTCGTCGCTCGGTCATGATGAAGGAACAGATGGGGAGGTACTACATAATCATGCTTGTTTCGTTGTTTGAATATAAGCGACGACTTTATCAAGGAATACCTCGGCCTCCTTAGCATCAGCTTCGCAACTTTCTGCACACTTCTTGCTTGTGGCGGGATCCTCCTTATATACTGCATTACACTCATTGTTGCAAAAATCTATGAATCTATCCGCCTTTAGATCCTTCACTCCCTTATGAGCCTCAAATATAGACTTGGTCTTGATGAAGCAGAAGTCTTCACATTGTTTCTCGTCGATGGGGGCTTTCTTTTTCTGCTCACTGCATTCCTCTTTGCACCCAGCTCTCACTGCCTCCTCTAGCGTCTCTGGCTCCTTTCCCATGACCGCCACAAGGGTGGCAAGGAGCAGGGCCACCGCAATGGTCTTGTTCTGGGCCATTAGCGCTGTTTTTCTTGAGTGTAATTGGTGTGGAACAAAGATGACTTCCCTTGCCCTGATGTCCCTATTATATAGTGCATGGATGAGAGTAAAGGAGCTATATAAATATGTGGCGGAGAGAGCTTCATGGGCCACCAATGGTGCTAATTATAGGCATGAATATTCTATTGATTGCTGGAGAACCATTCCTTCCTTATGACAGGGAGTGATGCGGTTCTCATGGCATCCATGCGTTCAAATAATATCGGAAAATAGCAATGTTGTTCGTTGGTACCATTGACCACCTTTTTTACATACTTGCTCTCACTGACCAGTGGGCCCTATGTGTTTAAaatctggaaaaaaatataaggaaaaTGACTAGAGAAGATATTTTACAATTGAAAACTTGCCCAAACTTTTAAAATACATATAAAATCCATTTTATGTCATTTTTAGATGAATCAAATTTCTGTAAACTCACCGAATTATGCACTTTAATTTAGAAACATGAAACTTGGCACTTACAGTAGAAGAAATAGCTCTAATAATTCATATAAGAAAACAATGAACATAGAGCAACCTCCAacttataaaatttatagaaaattcacCTTGACTCCTTTTGAAGTGAATTAAGTTCCAGCATgttcaaaaaataatattcaCGTTTTTCATGAACTAAAACTTAATACTCTCTGTAATAAAAATGTCACCAAATGTTTATTTAGTAAAATTTACTACTATAGTGCAAACTAGAGACTATAAAATCCATAAGTAATTCATTTTAACTCTAAATGggcaaaactaaaattttttagttTAATAGAAGCATTTACATTAGTTCTGTATAAACAAGTCTTAGAAGAAAACATATCCAGAAACATCACTAGAATTTGAATAAAGAGTTAATATTAAAGAACGGTAtagaaacttctaaaattcatataaaatagaATATAACTCCAAATGAAGTAATATCAGATTTATTAGGTTGGAAAATTCATCAACTTAGttactataaaataaaatatgacacaGTACCCAAAACAtatctaaaattcgaaataactAATAAAGACTATAGCATATGACCTagcttgtaaaattcataataaaatcATGCTAACtttaaaaattgtgaaaccaaccTTGTCGAACTCCTGTGAACATCCCCTTCACTGCAGCAAGCCAACATTTCACGAAAATTTGACCCTAAAATGCATCTAAGGACTAttaaagcttaattaatctagtGCTAGTATTAAACTTTGAAAATCTATAACCTTTTAATGCAAagtgataaaacataaattcttacacctaaattcatcttagaCCAGAACCTAACCACACAAGTAaactcatgcattttagagcattatagatttttacatattttggtATTTTATTCGTTACCGTTATTTCTTTTAGACGGCAAAATCTTTATCAGTGAGGTGATTGATCTTATAGCTGATCTCAGGGAGGTCTTATATCAACCAAGGCAAGTGTTGCCCTTCCTTTGAACATATCGAATCCTATGTTTTCGGGCTAAATGTTTTGATTGTAATTTTGCACGTGTATTTCTAACTATCGGTACTTCCAAACTATAGATTGTAGTTATCCCGTAAAAAGATGCATAACTCCCCTTTTGAAAATCACTTCCTTGTTGTTTTGAACCTTAGGATTAATTAGAGTACTTTAGTTGTGCTCATATGACAATACTATGCTTTTATAAAGTGCAAATGCTTAGCCTTGCTTAGTGATAAATAAAAACATGGTTATGGTTCACCTACTATACTTTTTGCAAACCTTTTTGAACATTGTGGGCAGAGGTGATTCCCTgattatttatgaaataaaatgtgattttagacttgggcggcaagtggtaTGCATATGGTAGtagttgcataccgatagggggagtgttcgcCTGAGTCGATTAAGGACCGAACATCATATCACCCATTATGTTTAccgtacatccacatgtgctagtatgggatggccTTAGCTAATTAAACTATTTAGAACTATCCttgcattctggtaggccggtgtgtatgagttcgaataattcagaggagcttcctatttaccccaatgtggtagtttaggtgactaagcgtgtccaatacaacggtattgtgccacgtggtgggttcccgtagtgtccgccaccacggtgttaagtttaaggcgtgggtccgccacttaacggttctagacATATTCCAAGTATacctaggatggaggaacacgtatcgtgctggtgcaAGGCTAGACTCTAAGTAGGTTAAAGGCTTCGTTGTGACCTCTAGACCGTACTCAATGTGTAGAGTATGGTGGTACCGACGGGTATCGAACAAACTAGAGCGATTCACATCATGTGGGAaaagctgtacaaactctgcagagtcctaaaaactaatcgattagccgtgctcacggtcatgagcgaCATGATGATGTGCTATGGGTATAATCTTGTGATTTCTAAATGCTTTTGAAACTGAATGTTTTGAGATGATGATGAGATTGGTATGTGTGATATGATTGCCTTACTTCCTGTTGAGTTGTAAGGGAATGATGTCTATCTATTTATGTTGATATCATGCCATAATTAATATGCTTTTCACATTGCTTAAATTACGTTGCAAATGGTTTGTGAACTAAAATTGGCTTTATGCTGAAAATTGGGACTACAAATAGCCTTCCTTTGACTTAGAGCTTTCATGTATGTAGGTTTGATAGTGctcttgccagtacattaatttgattaatgtactgactcttgccaTTTGTTGTCTAATTTATGTTTTGCGGGAATAGACTTAGTTTattttgagtgatgcgggtttcgactgcttcttctaggatttgaacttaatggggtaaacccctagtcggtgtgcttgaggattgggtagtcaagcttccgctgttctctGATATAGCTATATTTGGCTGGTCGGCCCATGTATCTATTAAGTAGTTTAATCTgaattttatttgctttagatgtattttgctatgtatatttatgcttaagatgaaagtgtgaatctagtgcacatcctgggaactagattcacgtGAGTATGAgttaaagaatatttgagatgttgtagatctttagccattttgtcaagtctcctgaatggtaacacatctggtcgccgccttcgagtggtttgacgggcacatctcgggctgaagttgactggcaggctaaaggcccagcaatgtctccaatattcttctctcgaggcgtcggatatttcattatttttgtttgatgacttgaattattcacttcatctctcaaatataatgggaggtccggagagcctacgacacagaaaaaacataaacaACTTATAAATGGTCTCGGCTTCCTGCCACCACGACATCGTCGAAGCCGCCTCGTCAATAGTGGAATCAGCCATTAATCAGTGCTAAAAGCCCAAACACCTCTGGATTTATTTAATCATCAATTGAAATATTATTACATATGTCTCCCGTAATATTGGGAAGAATGACATACCAAATCAATCACTCGGAAGTTATAAACTTCAACAAAAGGAAACAACTTAAAAGGTAAAAGGAATAAACATGACAATGTAATACAGGGCTGGCCGTTGGGTGAGAACCATTAATAATGTCGTCGCTCAGTCATGATGAAGGAACAGATGGGGAGGTACTACATAATCATGCTTGTTTCGTTGTTTGAATATAAGCGACGACTTTATCAAGGAATACCTCGGCCTCCTTAGCATCAGCTTCGCAACTTTCTGCACACTTCTTGCTTGTGGCGGGATCCTCCTTATATACTGCATTACACTCATTGTTGCAAAAATCTATGAATCTATCCGCCTTTAGATCCTTCACTCCCTTATGGGCCTCAAATATAGACTTGGTCTTGATGAAGCAGAAGTCTTCACATTGTTTCTCGTCGATGGGGGCTTTCTTTTTCTGCTCACTGCATTCCTCTTTGCACCCAGCTCTCACTGCCTCCTCTAGCGTCTCTGGCTCCTTTCCCATGACCGCCACAAGGGTGGCAAGGAGCAGGGCCACCGCAATGGTCTTGTTCTGGGCCATTAGCGCTGTTTTTCTTTAGTGTAATTGGTGTGGAACAAAGATGACTTCCCTTGCCCTGATGTCCCTATTATATAGTGCATGGATGAGAGTAAAGGAGCTATATAAATATGTGGTGGAGAGAGCTTTGTGGGCCACCAATGGTGCTAATTATAGGCATAATTTTTGACGTAAGAAGGTAGAGCAGGCTCTACATTATAACCATTTCGTTGATATAAATGAGGGGTTACATGATTTTTAATcttaacaaaagaaaagaaagaaagaaagagagaaagagggggtgGGGGCGGAGTTCTGTACAACAAAGGAATTTACAAATTAATTGGTTGCTACTAGCCTTTCACACCAGGACAAGAGCTTAGCCCTGGTTGTTTCTTGGCCTCGATGACTCCAGAGTTCAATGGATTTCCTGACTTGACTtgacacgagagagagagaattttgCTACGCATCAAAGATCCTGGCGTTGCGTGCTTTCCATAGGGTCTGTGGGCAGGCCGCGAACCAGATTGGTTCAATGCCTCGTAGTGCCATGTTGTTCTTGATT
This region includes:
- the LOC127763286 gene encoding uncharacterized protein LOC127763286 isoform X1, encoding MVLMAGMLPGVECARRRRLRQGGGEAPCGTRRPSLCLYAGGHDHALLGSSASKQQRSACEEQQPGWWTLDSNVREAKERLDQKLRSQRESAVVDVKRHNKAQVAGTSSDGGEQSTATTAAPQWEVYTRKEGRRRMWFRRLGRRPTPEEEEECAVCLEELRAGEAVAHLPCTHRFHWGCAVPWVQTASRCPVCRAAVYLTTPAPAASNNYN
- the LOC127763286 gene encoding uncharacterized protein LOC127763286 isoform X2, with amino-acid sequence MVLMAGMLPGVECARRRRLRQGGGEAPCGTRRPSLCLYAGGHDHALLGSSASKQRSACEEQQPGWWTLDSNVREAKERLDQKLRSQRESAVVDVKRHNKAQVAGTSSDGGEQSTATTAAPQWEVYTRKEGRRRMWFRRLGRRPTPEEEEECAVCLEELRAGEAVAHLPCTHRFHWGCAVPWVQTASRCPVCRAAVYLTTPAPAASNNYN
- the LOC127762026 gene encoding uncharacterized protein Os02g0798501, which codes for MAQNKTIAVALLLATLVAVMGKEPETLEEAVRAGCKEECSEQKKKAPIDEKQCEDFCFIKTKSIFEAHKGVKDLKADRFIDFCNNECNAVYKEDPATSKKCAESCEADAKEAEVFLDKVVAYIQTTKQA
- the LOC127764108 gene encoding uncharacterized protein Os02g0798501 codes for the protein MAQNKTIAVALLLATLVAVMGKEPETLEEAVRAGCKEECSEQKKKAPIDEKQCEDFCFIKTKSIFEAHKGVKDLKADRFIDFCNNECNAVYKEDPATSKKCAESCEADAKEAEVFLDKVVAYIQTTKQA